One Drosophila subobscura isolate 14011-0131.10 chromosome U, UCBerk_Dsub_1.0, whole genome shotgun sequence DNA window includes the following coding sequences:
- the LOC117902578 gene encoding exportin-2: MEVTDANLQLLAGYLQQTLSADPNVRRPAEKLLESTELQQNYPVLLLNLIDKSQMDMTTRIAGAIAFKNYVKRNWAAHEDTDGPDRIHESDRNTIKSLIVTLMLHSPVALQKQLSDAVSIIGKHDFPKKWPQMIDEMVQRFASGDFNVINGVLQTAHSLFKRYRFEFKSQALWEEIKFVLDRMAQPLTDLLQATMQLTKVHENNMEALKVIYGSLVLVNKVFFSLNSQDLPEFFEDNMNTWMGAFIQQLAVNVPALSRDDDDDPGVLEFLRSQVCENICLYAKKYDEEFKPFMEQFVTAVWELLVKTSLNTKNDSLVSNALQFITVVAERKNYQGIFENPEILARICEKVVIPNLDIRPSDEELFEDSPEEYIRRDIEGSDVDTRRRAACDLVKTLSLNYEQKIFGIFSQYLEILLAKYKENPAANWRSKDTAIYLVTSWASRGGTKKHGITQTSDLVPLPEFCATQIIPELERLNINEIPVLKAAAIKYIMVFRSILGPQVLANCLPQLIRHLPAESIVVHSYAACSVEKILAMRDASNGIVFGPQVLAPHVNSLISGLFATLAMPGASENEFVMKAIMRSFFVLQGASMPFMGVALPRLTEILTQVAKNPSRPHFNHYLFETLALSIKIVCQADASAVSSFEEALFPVFQGILQQDIVEFMPYVFQMLSVLLEVREGSGSIPEPYWALFPCLLSPALWDRTGNVTPLIRLICAFVKQGAAQIQAMGKLNGILGIFQKMIASKANDHEGFYLLQNLLSYYPAAEMQSSMRQIFGLLFQRLSLSKTPKYISGIIVFFCFYVIKADGSHLAKLIDEIQPNMFGMLLERIFITDLQKVVKELDRKMVAVGVTKLLTETPEMVLPQYAQFWPRLLHALIDMFEHPLESLKGIEGGEIVGGVAEDPDAGYQVAFAQLTHAQPKQQDHLAEITDARQFLVNALSKYSQKRPGELTNLLGPLEQDYKQILQKYCDQAGVRIV; encoded by the exons ATGGAAGTAACCGATGCAAACTTGCAACTTCTGGCCGGTTATTTGCAGCAGACGCTCAGCGCCGATCCAAACGTACGCCGGCCGG CTGAAAAGCTGCTAGAGTCTACCGAACTGCAGCAAAACTatccagtgctgctgctgaatctCATCGACAAGTCGCAAATGGACATGACCACGCGTATAGCCGGCGccattgcatttaaaaacTATGTGAAACGGAATTGGGCAGCGCATGAGGACACCGATGGGCCGGATCGCATTCACGAAAGTGATCGCAATACCATCAAGTCTCTGATTGTCACTCTTATGCTGCACTCCCCCGTGGCGCTGCAGAAACAGCTGAGCGACGCCGTGAGCATCATTGGCAAGCATGATTTCCCGAAAAAATGGCCGCAAATGATCGACGAGATGGTGCAAAGGTTCGCCTCGGGCGATTTCAATGTGATCAATGGCGTCCTACAAACGGCACATTCGCTGTTCAAGCGCTATCGATTCGAATTCAAATCGCAAGCCCTGTGGGAGGAGATCAAGTTCGTGCTGGACCGCATGGCGCAGCCGCTCACAGACCTACTGCAGGCCACCATGCAGCTGACCAAAGTGCACGAGAACAACATGGAGGCGTTGAAGGTCATCTACGGGTCATTGGTGCTGGTCAACAAGGTGTTTTTCTCGCTCAACTCGCAGGATCTGCCCGAGTTCTTTGAGGACAACATGAACACCTGGATGGGTGCATTCATCCAGCAGCTGGCCGTCAATGTCCCAGCTCTGAGCagagacgatgacgatgatccCGGTGTGCTGGAGTTTCTGCGCTCGCAAGTCTGCGAGAATATCTGTCTGTATGCGAAGAAGTACGATGAGGAATTTAAGCCGTTCATGGAGCAATTCGTGACTGCAGTCTGGGAATTGCTGGTCAAAACCAGCCTCAATACTAAAAACGATTCG CTGGTGTCGAATGCCTTGCAATTTATCACCGTGGTTGCTGAGCGAAAGAATTATCAGGGCATATTTGAAAATCCTGAGATTCTGGCACGCATTTGCGAGAAAGTTGTCATTCCCAATCTGGACATTCGGCCCTCCGATGAGGAACTGTTTGAAGACAGTCCCGAAGAGTATATTCGTCGGGATATTGAGGGCTCGGACGTTGATACCCGCCGCCGTGCTGCCTGTGATCTCGTAAAGACTTTGTCCCTCAACTATGAGCAAAAgatctttggcatttttagtcAGTATCTGGAGATCTTGCTGGCCAAGTACAAGGAGAATCCCGCGGCCAATTGGCGTTCAAAAGACACTGCCATCTATCTGGTCACCTCGTGGGCATCGCGAGGCGGAACCAAGAAGCATGGCATCACACAGACCTCAGATTTGGTGCCGCTGCCAGAGTTCTGTGCCACGCAGATAATACCAGAGCTAGAGAGACTCAATA TCAATGAGATACCTGTGCTTAAGGCAGCAGCTATCAAGTATATCATGGTCTTCCGCAGCATTTTGGGTCCCCAGGTGCTGGCCAATTGCCTGCCGCAGCTCATACGCCATCTGCCCGCCGAAAGCATTGTGGTTCACAGCTATGCCGCCTGTTCCGTGGAGAAGATTCTGGCCATGCGCGATGCCAGCAATGGGATTGTGTTTGGCCCACAAGTACTGGCGCCACATGTGAATTCACTGATTAGCGGACTTTTTGCAACACTCGCGATGCCCGGAGCATCAGAGAATGAATTTGTGATGAAGG caATTATGCGAAGCTTCTTTGTGCTACAGGGCGCTTCTATGCCTTTCATGGGAGTGGCTCTGCCACGCCTCACTGAGATCCTAACCCAAGTGGCCAAGAATCCATCACGTCCGCATTTTAATCATTATCTCTTCGAAACGCTGGCGCTGTCCATAAA AATCGTCTGCCAGGCAGATGCCTCGGCTGTCAGCTCTTTCGAGGAGGCTTTGTTCCCAGTTTTCCAGGGCATACTGCAGCAGGATATTGTCGAGTTTATGCCCTACGTCTTTCAGATGCTGTCAGTTTTGCTGGAAGTGCGCGAGGGCAGCGGCTCCATTCCAGAGCCTTACTGGGCGCTGTTTCCTTGCCTGCTATCGCCCGCCCTGTGGGATCGAACAGGCAATGTGACGCCTCTGATTCGGCTCATCTGTGCCTTTGTGAAGCAGGGTGCTGCCCAGATTCAGGCCATGGGAAAACTG aacGGCATTTTGGGCATCTTCCAAAAAATGATTGCCTCGAAGGCCAACGACCACGAAGGCTTCTACTTGCTGCAGAATCTTCTCTCCTATTATCCGGCCGCTGAAATGCAATCGAGCATGCGTCAGATCTTTGGGCTGCTCTTCCAGCGACTGTCGCTGTCGAAGACGCCCAAATACATCTCCGGCATCATAGTGTTCTTCTGCTTCTATGTGATCAAGGCCGATGGAAGTCATCTGGCAAAGCTTATAGACGAAATCCAACCCAACATGTTCGGCATGCTGTTGGAGCGCATTTTTATCACGGATCTGCAGAAGGTCGTCAAGGAGCTGGATCGCAAAATGGTGGCCGTGGGTGTGACCAAACTTCTAACCGAAACCCCGGAAATGGTTTTGCCTCAATATGCCCAATTCTGGCCGAGACTGCTCCACGCCTTAATCGACATGTTTGAGCATCCGCTGGAGTCTTTGAAGGGCATTGAGGGTGGTGAGATTGTTGGCGGTGTGGCCGAAGATCCCGATGCGGGCTATCAAGTGGCCTTTGCCCAGCTCACCCATGCCCAGCCCAAGCAGCAGGATCACCTGGCCGAAATTACCGATGCCCGACAATTTCTGGTCAATGCACTGTCCAAGTACTCGCAGAAGCGACCGGGAGAGCTGACCAACCTGTTGGGCCCCCTCGAACAGGACTACAAACAGATCTTGCAGAAATACTGTGATCAAGCCGGCGTACGCATTGTCTGA